Proteins from a genomic interval of Colletotrichum higginsianum IMI 349063 chromosome 6, whole genome shotgun sequence:
- a CDS encoding Dihydroorotate dehydrogenase, whose amino-acid sequence MDSPPPPELKINPPLLNSANPWCTTFHDLERLHASPHTGALTTRTSLVGGAGFPHDDASHQYAFFDPSTARPSPAPNASTHKAPPDIGAENVASLNNLGYSPLPLETYLDFVRRLPDRKIPGGRHRHRKLIIISVTGSPAEVAECYRLIARFSRTTPHPLAMEVNLSCPNIADAAPPASDRAQLLAYLDALPRHPEIPVGLKTPPYTHPAHYSELIAALRQDATVVSPKSILKVPSRISFITAVNTLGSCLLLESAGDGEWDPRLPGSGLGGMAGTPLHPLALGNVKTITDLVSREPELLHIKVIGVGGVSDTDGFRRMKSVGAYAVGVGTALGREGVEVFEKIASGLEVVEGNK is encoded by the coding sequence ATGGACAGCCCTCCACCTCCCGAGCTCAAGATCAACCCGCCCCTCCTCAACTCCGCCAACCCATGGTGCACAACCTTCCACGACCTCGAGCGCCTGCACGCCTCCCCTCACACCGGCGCCCTCACGACCCGCACCTCCctggtcggcggcgccggcttccCGCACGACGACGCCTCCCACCAGTACGCCTTCTTCGACCCCAGCACCGCCCGGCCCTCCCCGGCGCCCAACGCCTCGACGCACAAGGCCCCGCCGGAcatcggcgccgagaacgTCGCGTCCCTCAACAACCTGGGCTACTCCCCGCTCCCGCTCGAGACCTACCTCGACTTCGTCCGCCGGCTGCCGGACCGCAAGATTCCGggcggccgccaccgccatcgcaaactcatcatcatctccgtCACCGGCTCCCcggccgaggttgccgaGTGCTACCGCCTCATCGCCCGCTTCTCCCGCACCACGCCGCACCCGCTCGCTATGGAGGTGAACCTCTCGTGTCCcaacatcgccgacgccgcgccCCCGGCCTCGGACCGCGCCCAGCTGCTGGCCTACCTCGACGCGCTGCCGCGTCACCCCGAGATCCCCGTCGGCCTCAAGACGCCGCCCTACACCCACCCCGCGCACTACTCGGAGCTCATCGCCGCGTTGCGCCAGGACGCCACCGTCGTGTCGCCCAAGTCGATTCTCAAGGTGCCCAGCAGGATCAGCTTCATCACCGCCGTCAACACGCTCGGCTCGTGCCTGCTGCTCGAGagcgccggcgacggagaaTGGGACCCGCGGCTGCCGGGATCGGGGTTGGGCGGCATGGCCGGCACGCCGCTGCATCCGTTGGCGCTGGGGAACGTCAAGACCATCACGGACCTGGTCTCGCGGGAGCCCGAGTTGTTGCACATCAAGGTCATTggggtcggcggcgtctcggACACGGACGGATTCAGGCGGATGAAGAGCGTTGGCGCGTATGCCGTAGGTGTGGGCACGGCTttgggaagggagggagtCGAGGTGTTCGAGAAAATTGCATCTGGACTAGAGGTAGTAGAGGGCAACAAGtaa
- a CDS encoding Fucose permease, whose product MSVGIHAPTLHWAIPAENIRASLQLEGLDDCSDDAQTSNFSHPGCLHSARFISLTRVHHSPIHATSNLATSILQHHDPDSCQIKASAILRDPPRVLGHRPTTIYRLAPHRTAPHRTAPSPSPSPSPPNVAVPEYLDIERNCAPNTNTPDCVHVSEPQVMAWLSVPDRGPAVFAVTIATFVLATVMVAARLFCRRFIVRNVSWDDKTMFLAWLIAFGLSFTICFGTRKGLGRYDEDISRGHQGSLRACEYVFSILYNPALMATKTSVLIFYLRLSKNTKKVLRFASWVTLGIVNLAGTVLTLINIFQCRPVQAAWEIWPSNAQCIPLLTEFICSAPINIVTDLAILALPIPVLTGMRLPPRQKIILVLTFTLGIFVTIVDVVRIYYLQQAVTSVPTGVSTDPGSHFGGTPDFAWNSSLSFMWSAVEVNVGMACACIPTLKPLIIKILPAMIIDPDGTRSSTNTEKDAPESPRNRTGSDGLVPLTNPNHRGSVNIQEPPTTIRASRDFNGATNVDDNGMSALEFLTTPDMTLAEFEATGASRLRGVHTRTSMATSRENTIYFGFVNMKRPKSMVKCDAHESFRYCLVVTILFLMWGISYGLLNTLNNVISNVSNMTVAQTLGLTTAYFGGGYFFGPLLVGEWILRRDEHHRRNRKNNKQDAESVGGFKVTFIVGLCFYGVGTIIFWPSAVTKSWGGFLLSNFVVGFGLSVLETGANAFLILCGPPEYGETRLLLAQGVQGIGAVLSGLMAQRVFFTKITNQGGSDSTTLLNVQWTYLAITLLCVALGLFFYYMPLPELNDNELQESADRLPVNPQKRSIGGLQLRTWSLILAVLAQWTYVACQESNNIFFRSLIIAVLPNQEDSGAGATNADTNPGENSDKPPGLTIGVTDYHLVAHSVFTISRFMVAFLTYMSVRKPRMPKPRTWLAISVGLSILFALLTVVWKPADPNMLMVAVILFYFAEGPVWPLIFAIGLRGQGRRTKRAAAFITMGGSGAAFFPYVVYAIINNGATVQLSFVVIVALFALTAFYPIWLSFVHDAKTMTDPAHSYISPEERVAGQDEIDMNREVRRRRRTMSTIAAKSKRGSIFSKISNLGRTNGESVTPPAVEHSEEKNASSKASEGSDDTHRTQTV is encoded by the exons ATGTCAG TGGGAATCCACGCACCAACGCTTCACTGGGCGATACCTGCAGAGA ATATTCGCGCAAGCTTGCAGCTAGAAGGATTAGATGACTGCTCCGACGACGCTCAAACTTCCAACTTTTCCCACCCCGGCTGTCTGCATTCCGCCCGGTTCATTAGCTTGACCCGCGTCCACCACAGCCCGATTCACGCCACCTCGAATCTCGCTACGTCTATTCTCCAGCACCACGACCCCGATTCCTGCCAGATCAAAGCCTCAGCGATCCTCCGCGACCCTCCTCGCGTGCTCGGCCATCGTCCCACCACCATCTACCGCCtcgcaccgcaccgcaccgcaccgcaccgcaccgcaccgtcgccgtcaccgtcaccatcaccgccaaACGTAGCCGTACCCGAGTATCTCGACATCGAGCGAAATTGCGCgcccaacaccaacacccCCGACTGCGTCCATGTGTCAGAGCCTCAAGTCATGGCATGGTTGTC TGTCCCGGATCGCGGTCCGGCAGTCTTCGCCGTGACGATCGCGACCTTCGTCTTGGCCACTGTCATGGTCGCCGCCCGTCTATTTTGCAGACGCTTCATTGTCAGAAACGTCAGTTGGGACGATAAGACCATGTTTTTGGCTTGGCTGATTGCTTTTGGACTGTCTTTTACCATCTGTTTTGGCACCCGCAAGGGCCTTGGACGCTATGATGAAGATATATCACGAGGGCATCAGGGTTCGTTGCGAGCGTGTGAATATGTGTTTTCGATTCTATAC AATCCCGCCCTCATGGCGACGAAAACCAGCGTGTTGATCTTCTACTTGCGCCTTTCCAAGAACACCAAGAAGGTGCTTAGGTTTGCCTCTTGGGTTACGCTGGGCATCGTCAACCTCGCCGGCACTGTCCTCACACTCATCAACATTTTCCAATGCCGGCCGGTCCAGGCTGCGTGGGAGATATGGCCCAGCAACGCGCAATGTATTCCGCTTCTCACCGAGTTTATCTGCTCCGCCCCAATCAACATCGTTACCGACCTGGCCATTCTGGCCCTGCCGATCCCGGTTCTCACGGGAATGAGATTGCCGCCGAGGCAAAAAATCATCCTCGTACTCACCTTTACTCTCGGTATCTTCGTCACCATCGTGGACGTGGTCCGAATATACTATCTTCAGCAGGCCGTGACGTCCGTGCCTACCGGCGTCTCCACGGATCCCGGCTCCCACTTTGGCGGAACGCCCGACTTTGCTTGGAactcgtccttgtccttcaTGTGGTCGGCTGTGGAGGTGAATGTAGGAATGGCGTGTGCCTGTATCCCGACACTCAAACCCCTCATCATCAAGATTCTTCCCGCCATGATCATTGATCCTGATGGCACGCGGTCGAGCACCAACACTGAAAAGGATGCCCCCGAAAGCCCCAGAAACCGGACCGGCAGCGACGGTCTTGTGCCACTCACCAATCCGAACCATCGTGGCTCGGTCAACATCCAGGAGCCCCCGACGACGATCCGCGCCAGCCGCGACTTCAATGGAGCTACCAACGTGGACGACAATGGCATGTCGGCGCTGGAATTTCTCACGACGCCGGACATGACATtggccgagttcgaggcAACTGGGGCGAGCAGACTTCGAGGCGTCCATACAAGAACCTCAATGGCGACGAGCAGGGAAAACACCATCTATTTCGGTTTCGTCAACATGAAGCGGCCGAAAAGCATGGTCAAGTGCGATGCTCACGAATCGTTTCGTTACTGCCTCGTTGTCaccatcctcttcctcatgTGGGGTATCTCGTACGGTCTCCTAAATACCCTAAACAACGTCATTTCCAATGTGTCCAACATGACGGTTGCGCAGACTCTGGGTCTCACCACCGCCTATTTTGGTGGTGGCTATTTTTTCGGCCCCTTGCTGGTAGGGGAATGGATCCTGAGGCGAGACGAGCACCATCGAAGAAACCGCAAGAACAACAAACAAGACGCCGAGAGCGTGGGGGGCTTCAAAGTCACCTTCATCGTCGGACTCTGTTTCTACGGTGTTGGAACCATCATATTCTGGCCATCCGCCGTCACCAAGTCCTGGGGTGGCTTCCTGCTCAGCaacttcgtcgtcggcttcggcctgTCTGTGCTGGAGACGGGCGCCAATGCGTTCCTCATCTTGTGCGGTCCGCCGGAGTACGGTGAGACGCGATTGCTTCTCGCTCAAGGCGTCCAGGGCATTGGGGCCGTTCTGAGCGGCCTCATGGCCCAACGTGTCTTTTTCACCAAAATCACAAACCAGGGCGGGTCCGACTCGACGACGCTACTCAACGTGCAATGGACATATCTGGCCATCACGCTACTTTGCGTAGCActcggcctcttcttctATTATATGCCCCTCCCGGAATTGAACGACAACGAACTGCAGGAATCGGCAGATCGACTCCCCGTCAACCCCCAGAAGCGAAGCATCGGCGGTCTGCAACTCCGCACGTGGAGTTTGATTCTGGCCGTCCTTGCGCAATGGACATATGTTGCTTGCCAGGAAAGCAACAACATCTTCTTCCGAtccctcatcatcgccgtcctTCCCAACCAGGAGGACTCGGGCGCGGGTGCAACAAATGCCGACACGAACCCGGGAGAGAACAGCGACAAGCCACCCGGCCTCACAATAGGGGTCACCGACTATCATCTCGTCGCCCACAGCGTGTTCACAATTTCGCGGTTCATGGTCGCCTTTCTGACATATATGTCAGTCCGCAAGCCGCGCATGCCGAAACCAAGAACGTGGCTGGCCATCAGCGTTGGCCTGTCTATCCTGTTCGCCCTCCTCACCGTCGTCTGGAAACCGGCGGACCCCAACATGCTGATGGTCGCCGTGATCCTCTTCTATTTCGCTGAAGGCCCCGTCTGGCCCCTCATTTTCGCAATCGGTCTCcgtggccaaggccgacgtACTAAGCGTGCGGCTGCCTTCATCACCATGGGTGGCTCCGGCGCAGCCTTCTTCCCCTATGTCGTGTatgccatcatcaacaacggcGCCACGGTGCAGCTCTCGTTCGTTGTCATTGTGGCCCTTTTCGCCCTCACGGCCTTCTATCCCATCTGGCTGTCTTTCGTGCACGACGCCAAGACCATGACGGACCCTGCGCACTCATACATCTCTCCAGAGGAGCGTGTTGCGGGTCAAGACGAGATAGACATGAACCGGGAGGTgagaaggcggcggaggacAATGTCCACGATCGCGGCCAAGAGCAAGCGTGGCAGCATCTTCAGCAAGATCTCCAACCTTGGCAGGACCAACGGCGAAAGCGTCACGCCGCCGGCAGTGGAGCATTCCGAAGAGAAGAATGCCTCCAGTAAGGCGTCTGAGGGCAGCGACGACACCCATCGGACGCAGACAGTATGA